AAAAGGGAAGTGTCACAACCACTTCCCCAACTTTTAGCGAGTTCCAAATTCTGAATTTATTTACTCAACTAAGATTCAAATCTATGAAAAAAACACCGATGAGGGAGAATTGTTATGCAAATCCCTCCAGGAAAATTTTGCAAACCATGAAGCTAACTATATTCTTGTTCTTTTTAGGATTTATGCAGGCATTAGCGGGTAATTCGCTCGCGCAAACAACAAAACTGTCTCTGGATGTCCAAAATTCAAGTATTGAATCCATACTTCAGGACATCGAAAAACAGTCTGATTTTCGATTTATTTATAACAAGGAAAAGGTCGATCTTGATTCTCGTGTGAATATACGATTACAAGATAAGTCGGTAAAAGAAGTACTTGATATCCTGTTTCAAGGTAAAAACGTTAATTACACTTTTTTCGGGAATAACATTGTACTTTCAAATGCCCGAACTGCGACTGTTCAGCAATACACTTCTATTTCTGGCCGAGTAACCGACTCTTCTCATACTCCTCTTCCCGGCGTTACCATTGTCATTAAAGGCACCACTCAGGGCACGATTACCGATGTTAATGGGAATTATTCGTTTGCCAGTGTTTCACCTGATGCGACTCTGGTCTTTTCTTTTATTGGGATGAAAGCTCAGGAAATACCGGTCTCCGGCAGGAAAACCATCGATGTAGTAATGACAGAAGAAACCGTTGGATTGGATGAAGTTGTAGCCATTGGTTACGGTACAATAAGCAAAAAAGAACTGACCAGTGCTGTATCCCATGTGAATAGTGCAGAGTTGCTTCAAAGCGGAAATATCAATCCACTCATGTCTATTCAAGGATTGGTTTCAGGGCTTTCGATTACAAACACACAAGACGGCAATCCCAATGCTAATCCAAGCATACAACTTCGAGGTGTTTCGTCACGTGACGCAGGAAGTGACCCGCTTATTGTAATTGATGGAGTTCCAGGAGGAAACCTGGAGAATATTAATCAAAATGACATTGCCTCAATTGATGTATTAAAAGACGGAGCGGCATCCGCCATTTATGGAACCAGGGGTAGTGCCGGTGTAATTTTGGTGACAACCAAAAAAGGTCACAGTGGTGCCATAACTACAACTTACGATGGATATAGTTCTATTGGTCTGCCTAATAATCAGCTAAAACCGTTGACAACAGCAGACTACCTGAAAAATAACCGAGGCCCTGATTATGGAGGAAGTACGGATTGGCTGAAAGAGGTATCCCGGGATTTTTCATTTACGCAAAGTCATACACTGTCTGTATCCGGTGGAAACAATCATACCAACTACCGGGGAACAGTAGATTATCGTAAAGCCAACGGACTGGATCTTCGTTCAGACCGTGAAGAATATGGAGCACGTCTTGCATTGAACTTTATGAATCCAAACAACCTTTACAAAATTTCTTTTAACATAGCTCCTCGCTATGTCAAATTTGACAATGCAAACAACGATGTTTTTACCCAAGGTTTAACGTTGAATCCAACTTACCCGGTTAAAGATCCTGATGATCCAACGATGTACTATTCAATTACCGGTAGTGATGGACAGTTTAACCCAGTCGAATTACAAAAACTGGAACAAAGTGGCTCCGAAGCGAAATTTTTAGACTGGGATGGAACATTTAAACTAAATATTACACAAACACTTAACTCTCAAGTTACGTTGGCCCAAAGCACTAAAGACTACTTCGATTTTTGGTTTAAACCGTCGAACATGACAACTGAGATACAGAATGGGTATCAAGGAGAAGCCAGTCGCAATTATAACAAATATGACCAAAGAAGCCTGGAATGGCTGACAAATTATTCTTTCACTGCAAATCAGCATTCATTAAAAGCGATGGTGGGTTATTCTTACCAGTACTTCATGAAAGAGGGGATGTCGGCTGATAACAAGAATTTCACGTCAAATGCAACTACTTACAACAATCTGGGTGACGGGCTTTACCAACAGGTTGAAGGCCGTAACGGCATGGGGAGTTATAAGGAAGATTCGAAGTTAATCGCTTTTTTTGGTCGTATCAGTTATTCTTTCGCCGACAAATATCTATTGACAGCAAGTCTGCGTCGTGAAGGTTCTTCAAAATTCGGGATCAACAATAAATGGGGAAATTTTCCCGCAATATCTTTAGGATGGAGAATCAGCAAAGAGCCTTTTATGGATGGTATTGACTGGATTGATGATCTCAAATTGCGAGGAGATTATGGAGTTACCGGAAACCAAAATTTTGGCAATTACCTTTCTTTATCAACTTATGGCGGGTATGGTTATTATTTATTTAACGGCTCATATTACCAGGTATGGGGGCCAGCAAACAATACCAATAACGATTTAAAGTGGGAAAAAGGTAAAAATATGAACATCGGCCTCGATTTTGCCTTAGTTAACAACGTCGTTCAGGGAAGTATTAATTACTACAGAAGAACGCAACAGGATCTTTTGGGCTGGTATAATGCACCGGTACCTCCCAACCCGCAGGCCCAAACTTATGCGAATGTTGGTTCCATGCGCAATACCGGTCTGGAAATTGATTTGAATGTTAAAGCCATCAGCAAAAAGAACTTTAGCTACCGTATAGGACTCGTTGGAGCAACCAACGATAATAAATTCCTCTCATTTTCCAACAATATTTTTCAGGGACAGGATTATGTTGATATGGCAGGTTTGCCGGCTCCTGGAACCCCCGGCGCGGCACAAAGATTGCAAGAAGGTAAACGAATCGGTAATTTTTATATGTGGAAATTTGCCGGCGTTGACCAAAACGGAAATATGCTGGTTTACAGCGAAGACGGCGAAATCATTCAGGCCAATAAAGCAACCAATGATGACAAACAGGTTGTTGGAAATGGATTGCCACATTTTACGGCGAGCATGAATCATTCCTTTAGATATAAAAATTGGGATTTGAACCTTTACTTCCGTGGCGCATTCGGATACGATATTTTTAATATCCACGAATTCTACTACGGTCTCCAATCATCACCTAATACGAACGTACTGCCATCGGCTTATGGAAAAAATGATGCAATCAAAGGTGATAAAGTGTTGTGTGACTATTTTCTTGAAAAAGGGGATTATGTGAAGCTGGATATTGTAAATATTGGATATACCATAAAATCGAATTCAAAATACTTTAATTCGATACGGTTGTATGCTTCTGGAAAAAATCTTGCCAAAATCACCGGCTTTTCCGGCATTGATCCGGAAATTTATCCGGTCAATGGACTAACTCCAGGAGTTAACACATCAAAATCCTATTATCCCACAACAATGCAGTTATTGCTGGGAGCTCAAATCTCATTCTAAACTCAACTAATATTTAAACAGATGAAGAAGAATCAATTCACATATATGCTATTGGCTTTCCTGCTTGGGGGCATATTAATAAATAGCTGTACCGATCTGGTGGAGACACCTTATGATAAAATTATTTCCGATAATTTTTACCAGACAAAGGATGACGTTTACCGCTCATTCCTTAGGAGTTTTGAACATGGATACTGGACGATACAAGGAACTCAATATTTTATGCAGGAGAATCCTGCAGATCAGATTATGACTCCTAACCGACAAGGAGATTGGTACGATGGAGGTAAATACATTCGTCTACACAATCACACATGGACTTCACAGGACGATTTCTGCAACGACGCCTGGAATAACCTCTTTATTGGAATTTCTTTGGCGAATAACTCCCTTGAAGATATAAAGGCATTGGATGTCTCTCGATTCAACATGAGTAACACAGAACAAAAAAGCCTGATTGCTGAACTTCGAACGATGCGGGCATGGTATTATCTGAGGTTGTTCGATCTTTACAGAAATATTCCCATTGTCGAAACAACTAAAGGTGCAGATCAGGCTCCTATGCAGGCCACACCTCAAGAGACCTTCACCTTCATCGAGAAAGAACTTAAGGAGTCGGTAACTGATTTAGGCAAAAAAGGCTATCCTGAGATCGTTACCAGCCGGTGGACCCAGGCAGGAGCGATGGCCTTACTTGCACGTCTTTACCTGAATGCAAAAGTCTATATCGGAGTTGATCACTTTGACGATTGTGCGAAAGTTTGCCAGGATATAATTGATGGCAAATACGGAACATATGCAATTGCAGACCGATGGGATGCTCCTTACGACTGGAACAATGATTTGTGTGACGAGACAATTTTTGCTTTCCCTGGGTCATTTGGTCGTACACACTGGCAATACGACGGAGGAATGTATTGGTGGGCGTTCCCATATAATGTTAACAAATATTTTGAATTCACAGATTTTGGAACTTCCAATCCAAAGTATACGCTGCAACCGGGTCGCGATGTATCCGGGGTCCCTTACGACTTTACATCGAACCTGGGACAGCCTTTTATGAAATTTCAGGCCTACCCGGATGATGTCCGCCTGAAACTATACAAAAATCTGGGAAATAACACCCGTGAAGGGATGTTTTTGTATGGCTATCTAACATATAATGAAGGACAAGATACTGTCACAACATCCCAAGGTTATAACCTTTACATTCGGGATCAGGTTGGCTGGTTTAATGATCTGAAACCCGGGGTAGTTCCTGCAGATTTAACTTCAAATATGAATCATGCCGATCAAAATTCAGGCATTTGTTTCGCAAAATATCCATTCTATAAAACAACCGATTCTCATAAAATCGAATCTGATTACGCAGTAATTCGTTTAGCTGAGATTTATTATGACCTGGCCGAGTGTAAATTCAGGAAAGGAGACAAAGCCGGAGCTGAAAAGCTTCTGAATGTGGTACGTAAACGTTATTATCCGGCAGGTTCTGCTAGTTTATATCCTGAAGATGGAAGCAAATTAACGGAGTCGGAATTGCTTGATGAGTGGGGGCGTGAGTTTCTGGGAGAAGGGCGTCGTCGCACTGACCTGATTCGCTTCGGTAAGTTTAATTCGACCTGGTGGGATAAATCTGCAGACCCAGATAATCATACAGAAATATATCCTATTGGTCTGACTGTATTGGGTGTTTCACCTCAACTAAAGCAGAATCCTGGGTACGATCAATAAGTAATGAAGATTATTGAAGTCTAATAGATAACGTTATTCATATGAGAAATAAAATATTGACACTGACAATGCTTTTGTTCATGGTTATTGGTTTTTCAGCATGCGAGAAATCCAAAGATATCCCAGTGTATAACATCCCGTTATATGAAAATCTCTATTTGGTTGGTGATGCTTCGCCTGCCGGTTGGGATATTGACAATCCCACTCCAATGACTGTCGATCCGAATGATCCATTTGTATTTACATGGATCGGGCCATTAACTGTTGGAGAATTTAAGATCGCAACCGCTACAGGAAACTGGGGCTGTGATTATTTTATGCCGGTTGTAGATGGAGAAACCGACCTTTCAAAAACTACCCTTGAGCTGGTAAAAGGTGGAAATCCTGATAAAAAATGGAAGATTACTGAAGCTGGCAATTATAAAATAGCGGTCAATATTCTGGACCCGGGGCCATATACGATTATGTTCGAAAAGCAATAAATACGCTAAACAAAATTCAGGGCTGGTTGTCCGGTCCTGAATTTTTTAACTGATTGCGGCCTAAACGTTCTATTATTCTCATTCTGCTCAAAAAATCCAATGAGATGATCATATATGCGTTATGGCTTTCATTGATTTTAGTACACTTAGCTTAGCGAACAGGAAATAGGAACATTAAAGTTTTTCAACACTATGATTGAAGACGAGGTTCACTAAGGACAAGTTAACCGGAAACAGAGCAATATCCCTAATACTGAATACATTGAGATTTCTTGGTTAATGCCCTCTCCTTTGAGGTTTGATTCAGAGATAGAGGCCGCGAACATATTTCAACGCGTCGTTTGCAAAACCAGAATTGCAGGGAGGTTAGGTTGGTTACAATGACATGGTAATATTGTTGCCTTCAATAAAAACATTCGTTGGGAAAAAGATTGAATAAAATCGGCCTTTTTCCTGTGTTCTATACATTATCGGGTGGAACAAATAAATTGTATCGCCCCTCATCTTTAATAAATCAGCTAGAGTAATTGGTGAGCTTTTCAATGCATTTTTTGATAAAAAACAAATAGAATGGCAATATGATGAAAATAAATTATTGGAAATTGGTGACGATTGGATTTTTCCTTTTGACAAATTCCGTATATGGCCAAGAACGGGCAGCCCTTATTAATCCCAATGTGGCAGTGTTTTACCCCGACGATTTCAACCCGAAAGCTAACTTGCCATCGTTTGCATTGGTAAAGGAGCCAGAAGAGCAAGATACGTTGCCTGACAGTTGGAAGGTCAGAGTTGAATTTAGTGAGGGATTTGGTAAGTCCATGGCTTACATCAAAACAGATCCTCATACCTATTTGTACGGAACAGGCGAATCAACAGGCTCTTTATTAAAGAATGGATTGACAAAGGTGTTGTGGAATACAGATAATGCCTATAGTAATAGGGATCTCAATCAACGGATGTATCAGACCCAGCCATGGGTGTTGGGCGTCCGTCAGGATGGGACGGCCTTTGGTGTACTGGCCGACAATACCTGGAAACAGGAAATCTCTCTAGGAGAGGGTATTCTATTCTCATCTGAGGGACCTGCTTTTCGGGTACTGGTGATTGAAGGAAAAACACCACAGAAAGTTATGAAGTCCTTGGCCAAACTTATCGGTACGATGGAGCTGCCACCGCTTTGGAGTCTGGGCTACCAGCAATGTCGCTTTTCATATTATCCCGATAGCAGGGTAAAAGAGATTGCTGATACCTTTCGGGTTAAACAAATCCCCTGTGATGTTATCTGGATGGACATCCACTACATGGATGGGTACAGGATTTTTACGTTTTCGCCGAACCGTTTTCCCAATCCCGGGGAGACCAATGATTACCTTCACCAAAAAGGGTTTAAATCAGTCTGGATGATCGATCCTGGCGTAAAAAAAGAGGAAGGGTACTTCGTTTATGACTCCGGGACAAAACGGGACGTTTGGGTGAAAACGGCCACCGGCAAAAACTATGTCGGGAAGGTTTGGCCTGGCGACTGCGTTTTCCCTGATTTTACGATGGAACGAACGCAAAAGTGGTGGTCATCGTTGTACAAAAACTATATGGCTAATGGTGTTGACGGTGTCTGGAATGATATGAACGAACCTTCCGTCTTTGGAGGGCCAAACGGGACAATGCCCGTGAACAATGTTCACCGCGGGGGAAAGGAACACCCCGCGGATATACACCTACGCTATCATGATGTGTATGGCATGATGATGGCCAAAGCCTCGCGTGAAGGTATTTTAGCAGCCAATCCTGATAAGCGTCCTTTTGTTTTAAGTAGGGCCAATTACCTGGGTGGACAACGTTATGCGGCGGCGTGGACGGGCGATAACAGTGCTTCCTGGGAGCACTTGCGAATGTCTGTCCCAATGGTTCTGAACCTGGGGTTGTCCGGTCAGCCATTCAGCGGACCTGATATTGGCGGTTTCCTGGGAAATGCTACTCCTGAACTTTTTGGACAATGGATTGCCACGGGTGCATTTTATCCTTTTAGCAGGGCACATACCGTTGATGGCAGTAAAAACCAGGAACCCTGGGCTTTTGGTGAGGAAATAGAAAAGGTATCCCGCACAGCCCTACAAAGAAGGTATTGTTTGCTTCCTTACCTGTACACGCTGTTTCACGAAGCTTCAATTGATGGGATGCCAGTGATGCGCCCTGTCTTCTTTGCCGATGTGCGTGACCTGAATCTGCGTCGGGAAGACCAGGCATTTCTCTTGGGGGCCGATCTTTTGGTAGTGCCTAAATGGGCTAATGATCCAAAGCTGCCAAGAGGGATTTGGCGGACTATTGATTTAGTCGGCGAAAATTCGGCAAAAAACGAATATCAGCCTGACTTGAAACAACGTGGAGGTACGATCATCCCTGTCGGGAAAGTGATCCAGTCAACAGTGGAATACAACACGGATTCACTAACTCTTTTAGTATGCTTAAATAAAGAGATGAAAGCAAAGGGAACGCTATACAATGATGCAGGAGATGGATTTGAATATAAAAACGGTCAGTATGCGGTCGATTCGTTTTCAGCTGAAAAAACAGGGAACAACGAAGTAACAGTAACTTGTGCAAAAGTGGAAGGCAAGATGCACGAAAACAAACGTTTTTATCGAATTGGGTTAGTTACAGAGAAAGGGATTGTCTATTCGAACTGGAAAAATGAAAATCAGATCAAGGTAAAAACTCTCGAGAACAATTGAATACGAAACACATACCCCATGTTTAATCGGCAAAATTAATCGATTTAATTGGTATGTCACATTTATTTTTGAGGGATATCTCTTTTAATTGACATTGAAGAAAACCATTTAAAATCAACTGATAGTCAACTAGTAATTGACAAGAAATTTTCGAACATCAGTTTAGGAAATTCAACGTTGTCGCTAGTTCATAAAGAGAAAATCCTGGTATAGATAAAGGTTCGGTGTGTTAAATTAAACACTTTACACGACGTGGGGCTTCAGCATTTTCAATTTAAATTCTATGACGAACATAATTAAAGGCATATTTTTCGATAAAATATTTTAAAACGGAAAACAACTCAACCAATGAAGAAAGCACTATTCACTTTATTTATTTTTTTAAGCATTCAGCTATATGGACATGAAGCCTGGAATTCGAAGGCGAATCGTCAAGCTGTCGTTCAAACAGGAAATGCACGTTTCACCGTATTGACCCCTGAACTGATCCGTATGGAATGGGACAGCACCGGGCAATTTACGGATCAAGCAACTCTCTTTATTGTCAACCGGAATTTACCTGTTCCTCAATTCAAGAAAAGAGAAAAAGGCAAATACATAACAATAACAACCGGTAAACTGATCCTGAAATACAAAAAAGAGACGGGACGGTTCACAGCAGATAATCTTGAGATTACGTATCTGGACGGGAAAAGCAAAACAGTTTGGCATCCGGGCATGAAAAACACAGGTAATCTGAAAGGAACTTACCGGACACTGGACGGATACAAAGGAAAATACAACGTGAATACCGGAAAAGCTCTCCCCATCGAGAATGGACTACTTTCGACTGAGGGATGGACGGTGATCGATGACTCGAACAATTTTTTATTTGACAACAGTGATTGGAATTGGGTTGAACCACGCCGGAATAAGGAGCAGGATTTATATTTTATCGGTTATGGGAAAAATTATAAAAAAGCCCTGTTAGAGTTTACTAAAATAGCTGGCAAGGTTCCGGTTCCCCCACATTATGCTTTCGGTTATTGGTGGTCCCGTTACTGGAACTATTCCGATGATGAACTACGGAAATTGGTAGGGAATTTTCATTATTACCATATCCCTTTGGACGTTTTGGTGATTGACATGGACTGGCATAAAACCAAAGGTTTGGATCACAAAGATGAGTTTGGCCAAATGGCGGGTTGGACAGGGTATACCTGGGAAAAAAGCCTGTTCCCGGAACCTGGCAAATTTTTGAACTGGGTTAAAAAGCAGAATTTGAAAGTTACATTGAACCTGCATCCTGCTTCCGGAATACCTGCCGATGAAAAACAGTATCCTGCTTTTGCCAAAGCCATGGACTTTGATACTACAGCACACAAGCCAATCCCTTTCGAAGCGGCCAGCAAAAAGTACATGACCAATTTGTTCAACATCGTCCTGCACCCCCTGGAAAAGAAAGGGGTGAGTTTCTGGTGGCTGGACTGGCAGCAATGGCCGTATTCCAAAAAATATGATGGTTTGAGTAATACATGGTGGCTCAACTACTGCTTTTTTACGGACATGGAACGAAAAGGAGAAAAACGTCCTATGCTTTATCACCGCTGGGGAGGTCTGGGTAACCATCGTTATCAGATTGGCTTCTCCGGAGATGTAGTTATCTCATGGGAGTCATTGGCTTATCAGCCTTATTTCACGGCTACGGCCTCCAATGTACTGTACGGTTACTGGAGTCATGACTTGGGGGGACATTATTTCGCTGGTTTACCAAAGGACGAGCAAAAAGTTAACCCGGAACTATATGTCCGTTGGATGCAGTTCGGTGCATTTAGCCCAATATTCAGGACTCATTCGTCAAAAGATGCCCGGATCAAAAAGGAAGTTTGGAATTTCCCATACAAATACAGTCGTACTTTAACTAACGTGATCAATTTGCGTTATACCCTAGTACCATACATTTATACCATGGCCCGGAAGGATTATGACACCGGCATATCCTTGTGCCGGCCAATGTATTATGACTACCCTGAAAAATCTGAAGCCTATTCGTTTCAAAATGAATACATGTTTGGGGATAATTTGCTTGTTCAACCTATCACTACACCTGCCCAAAATGACTTTTCCTCTGTCAATGTTTGGCTACCGGAAGGAAATGATTGGTATGAGTGGAATACAGGAACAATGCTCAAAGGTGGTCAGACCGTTGAACGGCAGTTTTTATTAAGTGAATATCCGGTTTATGTTAAAGCTGGTTCGATTATTCCAATGTATCCTAAAGTCAATAATCTGGAAAAAAAGATACATGAACTAGTCGTCAACGTTTTCCCGGGCAAAGCGAACTCTGAAACCAAATTTTATGAGGATGCAGGAAATGATTTAGGATATCAAAAGGGAGAATACGCATTCACAGCGATGAAGAAGGAATCTTTGCCAGATGACAGGATAAAAGTAACGGTTATGCCTCGCAGTGGCTCCTTTCCCGGGATGGAGGAATCCAGAGATTATGAGAT
This Prolixibacter sp. NT017 DNA region includes the following protein-coding sequences:
- a CDS encoding SusC/RagA family TonB-linked outer membrane protein, coding for MKKTPMRENCYANPSRKILQTMKLTIFLFFLGFMQALAGNSLAQTTKLSLDVQNSSIESILQDIEKQSDFRFIYNKEKVDLDSRVNIRLQDKSVKEVLDILFQGKNVNYTFFGNNIVLSNARTATVQQYTSISGRVTDSSHTPLPGVTIVIKGTTQGTITDVNGNYSFASVSPDATLVFSFIGMKAQEIPVSGRKTIDVVMTEETVGLDEVVAIGYGTISKKELTSAVSHVNSAELLQSGNINPLMSIQGLVSGLSITNTQDGNPNANPSIQLRGVSSRDAGSDPLIVIDGVPGGNLENINQNDIASIDVLKDGAASAIYGTRGSAGVILVTTKKGHSGAITTTYDGYSSIGLPNNQLKPLTTADYLKNNRGPDYGGSTDWLKEVSRDFSFTQSHTLSVSGGNNHTNYRGTVDYRKANGLDLRSDREEYGARLALNFMNPNNLYKISFNIAPRYVKFDNANNDVFTQGLTLNPTYPVKDPDDPTMYYSITGSDGQFNPVELQKLEQSGSEAKFLDWDGTFKLNITQTLNSQVTLAQSTKDYFDFWFKPSNMTTEIQNGYQGEASRNYNKYDQRSLEWLTNYSFTANQHSLKAMVGYSYQYFMKEGMSADNKNFTSNATTYNNLGDGLYQQVEGRNGMGSYKEDSKLIAFFGRISYSFADKYLLTASLRREGSSKFGINNKWGNFPAISLGWRISKEPFMDGIDWIDDLKLRGDYGVTGNQNFGNYLSLSTYGGYGYYLFNGSYYQVWGPANNTNNDLKWEKGKNMNIGLDFALVNNVVQGSINYYRRTQQDLLGWYNAPVPPNPQAQTYANVGSMRNTGLEIDLNVKAISKKNFSYRIGLVGATNDNKFLSFSNNIFQGQDYVDMAGLPAPGTPGAAQRLQEGKRIGNFYMWKFAGVDQNGNMLVYSEDGEIIQANKATNDDKQVVGNGLPHFTASMNHSFRYKNWDLNLYFRGAFGYDIFNIHEFYYGLQSSPNTNVLPSAYGKNDAIKGDKVLCDYFLEKGDYVKLDIVNIGYTIKSNSKYFNSIRLYASGKNLAKITGFSGIDPEIYPVNGLTPGVNTSKSYYPTTMQLLLGAQISF
- a CDS encoding RagB/SusD family nutrient uptake outer membrane protein; amino-acid sequence: MKKNQFTYMLLAFLLGGILINSCTDLVETPYDKIISDNFYQTKDDVYRSFLRSFEHGYWTIQGTQYFMQENPADQIMTPNRQGDWYDGGKYIRLHNHTWTSQDDFCNDAWNNLFIGISLANNSLEDIKALDVSRFNMSNTEQKSLIAELRTMRAWYYLRLFDLYRNIPIVETTKGADQAPMQATPQETFTFIEKELKESVTDLGKKGYPEIVTSRWTQAGAMALLARLYLNAKVYIGVDHFDDCAKVCQDIIDGKYGTYAIADRWDAPYDWNNDLCDETIFAFPGSFGRTHWQYDGGMYWWAFPYNVNKYFEFTDFGTSNPKYTLQPGRDVSGVPYDFTSNLGQPFMKFQAYPDDVRLKLYKNLGNNTREGMFLYGYLTYNEGQDTVTTSQGYNLYIRDQVGWFNDLKPGVVPADLTSNMNHADQNSGICFAKYPFYKTTDSHKIESDYAVIRLAEIYYDLAECKFRKGDKAGAEKLLNVVRKRYYPAGSASLYPEDGSKLTESELLDEWGREFLGEGRRRTDLIRFGKFNSTWWDKSADPDNHTEIYPIGLTVLGVSPQLKQNPGYDQ
- a CDS encoding SusF/SusE family outer membrane protein; translation: MVIGFSACEKSKDIPVYNIPLYENLYLVGDASPAGWDIDNPTPMTVDPNDPFVFTWIGPLTVGEFKIATATGNWGCDYFMPVVDGETDLSKTTLELVKGGNPDKKWKITEAGNYKIAVNILDPGPYTIMFEKQ
- a CDS encoding TIM-barrel domain-containing protein, whose product is MMKINYWKLVTIGFFLLTNSVYGQERAALINPNVAVFYPDDFNPKANLPSFALVKEPEEQDTLPDSWKVRVEFSEGFGKSMAYIKTDPHTYLYGTGESTGSLLKNGLTKVLWNTDNAYSNRDLNQRMYQTQPWVLGVRQDGTAFGVLADNTWKQEISLGEGILFSSEGPAFRVLVIEGKTPQKVMKSLAKLIGTMELPPLWSLGYQQCRFSYYPDSRVKEIADTFRVKQIPCDVIWMDIHYMDGYRIFTFSPNRFPNPGETNDYLHQKGFKSVWMIDPGVKKEEGYFVYDSGTKRDVWVKTATGKNYVGKVWPGDCVFPDFTMERTQKWWSSLYKNYMANGVDGVWNDMNEPSVFGGPNGTMPVNNVHRGGKEHPADIHLRYHDVYGMMMAKASREGILAANPDKRPFVLSRANYLGGQRYAAAWTGDNSASWEHLRMSVPMVLNLGLSGQPFSGPDIGGFLGNATPELFGQWIATGAFYPFSRAHTVDGSKNQEPWAFGEEIEKVSRTALQRRYCLLPYLYTLFHEASIDGMPVMRPVFFADVRDLNLRREDQAFLLGADLLVVPKWANDPKLPRGIWRTIDLVGENSAKNEYQPDLKQRGGTIIPVGKVIQSTVEYNTDSLTLLVCLNKEMKAKGTLYNDAGDGFEYKNGQYAVDSFSAEKTGNNEVTVTCAKVEGKMHENKRFYRIGLVTEKGIVYSNWKNENQIKVKTLENN
- a CDS encoding TIM-barrel domain-containing protein; the protein is MKKALFTLFIFLSIQLYGHEAWNSKANRQAVVQTGNARFTVLTPELIRMEWDSTGQFTDQATLFIVNRNLPVPQFKKREKGKYITITTGKLILKYKKETGRFTADNLEITYLDGKSKTVWHPGMKNTGNLKGTYRTLDGYKGKYNVNTGKALPIENGLLSTEGWTVIDDSNNFLFDNSDWNWVEPRRNKEQDLYFIGYGKNYKKALLEFTKIAGKVPVPPHYAFGYWWSRYWNYSDDELRKLVGNFHYYHIPLDVLVIDMDWHKTKGLDHKDEFGQMAGWTGYTWEKSLFPEPGKFLNWVKKQNLKVTLNLHPASGIPADEKQYPAFAKAMDFDTTAHKPIPFEAASKKYMTNLFNIVLHPLEKKGVSFWWLDWQQWPYSKKYDGLSNTWWLNYCFFTDMERKGEKRPMLYHRWGGLGNHRYQIGFSGDVVISWESLAYQPYFTATASNVLYGYWSHDLGGHYFAGLPKDEQKVNPELYVRWMQFGAFSPIFRTHSSKDARIKKEVWNFPYKYSRTLTNVINLRYTLVPYIYTMARKDYDTGISLCRPMYYDYPEKSEAYSFQNEYMFGDNLLVQPITTPAQNDFSSVNVWLPEGNDWYEWNTGTMLKGGQTVERQFLLSEYPVYVKAGSIIPMYPKVNNLEKKIHELVVNVFPGKANSETKFYEDAGNDLGYQKGEYAFTAMKKESLPDDRIKVTVMPRSGSFPGMEESRDYEIRFPGSVMPDTVWVNGNEVVYSSVKKANTWWYTGDDLTVHISVPDFACDRKLEVVVKCPKEKVNLNGMIGKMNRLKLSVEYLKNHWNNWDALPGIISLTNQTDQEINYHPENFAKLIKTFNTNYALIPEAVKKTHVSEKVQNIFTNYLR